The Xenopus tropicalis strain Nigerian chromosome 7, UCB_Xtro_10.0, whole genome shotgun sequence genome includes a region encoding these proteins:
- the lrrc27 gene encoding leucine-rich repeat-containing protein 27, translated as MLSKATNTNEVKITDTQTHSIKNPVQPENPSVLTSSTLSNTLDLSKKKLCHLDEDLYKDTTSIQNIHLAWNALSSVPENLFIQLPCLVWLDLRYNQITNLPATIGEHRQLKYLLLEGNPIKALPVELGDLSTLKALNLRHCPLEFPPEDVVHKGLESILSFLRQARRGILGCEAEMPVIEKLRLQDLVRSSLEASEEWESNDERLRFETLKNRLIEEEMNEVRAIGLPSITQEASRLIKRNKWNFITDPRRPAEDRTLAAQRQAEDKERLAAINKKLKDQDILKDWQKQTKNMQFQKERNRKTPENQVPKAPYATDLGPGQRKDNWDKQRPLSDEKSRIRSTKSQKETEKERVSKDHRLDERIRQHIQTMKQRQKVPEATALHAVMAARKDLEEATKLQAELLQRKKEQELEYRFSAFTGEISPTRSPEGKPQNIFVVPL; from the exons ATGCTCAGCAAAGCAACAAACACCAATGAAGTCAAAATCACTGATACCCAAACACATTCTATAAAGAATCCTGTGCAACCAGAAAACCCTTCTGTTTTAACGTCTTCCACTCTATCAAATACACTGGACCTCAGCAAGAAAAAGCTTTGTCATCTTGATGAAGATCTTTATAAAGACACCACTTCCATACAG AATATCCATTTAGCATGGAATGCACTGTCCTCTGTTCCTGAGAATCTTTTTATACAACTGCCATGTCTTGTTTGGTTAGATCTTCGGTATAACCAGATCACAAATTTGCCTGCTACCATTGGAGAACACAG GCAACTAAAGTACCTACTTTTGGAGGGAAATCCCATAAAGGCTCTTCCCGTTGAACTTG GGGATCTGTCTACACTGAAAGCGTTAAATCTAAGACACTGTCCCCTTGAGTTTCCTCCAGAAGATGTTGTACACAAAGGGCTTGAATCGATTTTATCTTTTCTGCGACAAGCAAGAAGAGGAATCCTGGGCTGTGAGGCAG AAATGCCGGTTATTGAAAAACTGAGACTGCAAGATCTGGTGAGGTCCAGCTTAGAAGCGTCAGAAGAATGGGAAAGCAACGATGAAAGGCTGCGCTTTGAAACGCTCAAAAATAGACTTATAGAGGAAGAAATGAATGAAGTTCGGGCGATTGGTCTTCCATCAATTACCCAGGAAGCATCTCGGTTAATAAAGAGAAACAAATGGAACTTTATAACTGATCCAAG GCGCCCAGCAGAGGACAGAACACTTGCGGCACAAAGGCAGGCAGAAGATAAGGAAAGACTTGCTGCAATCAATAAGAAGCTGAA AGATCAAGACATTCTCAAAGACTGGCAGAAGCAGACAAAGAACATGCAGTttcaaaaagaaagaaatagaaaaacaccagaaaaccag GTACCCAAGGCTCCATACGCCACAGATCTGGGTCCAGGCCAGAGAAAGGATAACTGGGACAAGCAAAGGCCTCTTTCAGATGAAAAATCAAGGATCAGGTCCACAAAATCACAGAAGGAAACAGAGAAAGAAAG GGTCTCCAAAGATCATAGGCTGGATGAGCGAATCAGGCAGCATATCCAGACCATGAAACAAAGACAGAAGGTTCCAGAGGCCACCGCACTGCATGCAGTCATGGCAGCAAGAAAAGATTTGGAAGAG gCTACAAAACTCCAGGCTGAGCTGTTACAGAGGAAGAAGGAGCAAGAGCTGGAATATCGTTTCAGTGCGTTTACTGGAGAAATCTCCCCCACTCGCTCTCCTGAAGGAAAGCCTCAGAATATCTTTGTAGTGCCTTTATAA